TACGTTTTCAAGCTGGTATCGCTGTTTAACTTCTGGTGATATCTTAACTTTATGAAAATCATATTTGTTTAGTTGTCTGacaaaacttgaaaaattactATGTTTGAAGTAACACGGTAAAACTTGCTTGGTGAATTCATTGGTATCacaaattaaaaatgaatCACCGTCATCAGACCATTTTACAACATCACCAAACTGATTTTCTTCTAGCATCTGGAACAATTTTTTCACAAAATCTGTACTTTGACCAACTACTGGTACAACTCCTTGGCTTTGTTGCACCTGCTGACCTTGGGCATGTTGGTTCGTTCCCCTGCTACTACCAGCCAAGGGGCCTCCATTGTCAGTCTTTACGTCGGACATACTGTATCTTAATAATTTTTGAGTTCCTACCCGTAACAGATGTGCTTAACTTAATCCAGAAAGCCTCACTAGGACCTGGACTCAGCCCAATAATGAATTGACACCTGAAATAGAAGTGTATCTGTTTTTAGACTTACAATTTCTGTTATCTTCGGGCATTTTCGAAACTCGGCGTTTGGTAGTCGCGAACATGAACAGTTCAAAAACGGGAGTTTCCTTATTAGGAAATTACCTGTTGACAAGTACGTTTGTCTATTTATATCTAtctatataaatatatgtaTTTAGTAAATTAGTATCTGGGTTGACAGTGTTTCGACACCTCACTCTACTTCCCAATATTCACCTGAAACTCAGACATTCCTTGGTTCATATTAGAATAAACTTTAGGATGCTGTTTCCgcttttcctttttgttGAATGTATTGACCAGGCTGCGGAAATCACACTTAACCGGGCCAGTGTTTAATGGACGTGTTTCCGATTTAACGTGCTTATGACtatttgttgaagatttttCCTTCGCATAAGCATAGGAATTGGTATATTTGAATGAAGGTCCAATTATGCTTTTAGAAGGGGCAATATTGGGCTGTTTAGGAGCATTGTTTGTATGTGTTGAGGTGTTAGAAATAGTAGAGTTTGAGGATGTCGTAGATGTTACAGAGTTGCGATAATTTTTAGTAGTATAGTTGGAAACGATAGTAATGGGTGAATTAGAAAAATCTAGTAAATTATATCCAGCATTTGATTGGGTATATTGTTTGGGGGAGAAGGaggatgattttgaagatgatggtaatggtggtggtggtggtggtacTTGCAGTGGTGGTGAAAGTGATGAAGTTTGGTGGTAAGGCGTCGGGAATGGATATTGGTGCTCAGACTGTTGGCGGTCCACAAAAGTGTTGAGTTTCAGTGTATTTCTGTGGGGAGGTCTTTTCGAACTATGTGAAGGCGAtagttttggttttgaatGGTTTACATGTTGCGTTTTAGGGTGTTGCGGTCTTGTCTTCCAAACGGAAAGTTGGGGTGTAGTATTTGCAGCGTTTGCAACTGATTCTAATGAAGGAAATGTCTTTTTTTCGGGGGATTTTGTAGACAATTGAGAGAATTTCATTGTTGTCTTGGATATCGGGGTAAGAGGTTCAGAATGTGGTGATTTTCCAATCGTATTAGGTGGTGTGAATGTAATTTGCTGATACCTTGGGCTTACAACGGGGGATGGAGTTAAAGCAACAAGTTCGTGAGAGCTTGAAGTACTTGAAGTTCTTGTAGAATGTCTCGATTCGATATTATCTGAGGTGAACCTACGAGGTTgatcaaatgaaattattgTTTCCAGTGTGTCAGTTGATGGCGAGTAAAAGGAATCAAAAGTAGAAGAGTTGTTGGACACGTTAGAAATCTTGGAATGAGTGGAGTATACAGAAGCATTAGACGATTGAATACTGGCATTTTTCAGCTTAGCATTTTGATAATTGGCGTTTCTTTTCACACTTGTTTTGAATGTTATTGGCTTCCTATGTTGAGCGGATCCAATAGCCTGTGCTGCTGCTGcctttgcattttcatgatACACCatatttgaacaatttttACTAGGTGAGTTATTGGTGGCAAGCATAGCAGCTGCATGTGCCATTCCAAACTGTGTATTTGATTGTTGAGTGGGGGATCTTGCAATTCTCTTCATTGAACTCGGTGATTGCGGGGTGGTGGAAAGTCTTTTATACGAGGGCTTCTTCGTTATGCTTCGTTGTGGGTACATGTCAACAGTACCTGGCACTGTGCCGTTGGTAGCGGCATTACCACCACCAGTACCATTGAAGCAACTAGAGGATTCCTTGGGAGGCCCAATCTCGCTTGTCGGTATACCATGAGAGATAGCTGAGGCATTGATaagttgatcaatttcCTCCAAGAGATTATCGTCCACAATTGAGTCTCCATTTGCACCTTCCTCTAAAGGTGGGTTGCATGATTTCGACCTTGTCTCCAGTGGTAGGTTTAGATACTTGTCGATATCCAAGTCCAGGGTGTTATCTGGAGTAGACGAGGGAACGGTCCTCTCCGGCACGGTGTATCCCTGATAGAGTTCACACGATTCCAGCAAAGACGTGATGTCCATATTCAGGACATCCTCTATATCCCTGTTATCCATTGTAGTGTTGTGACACGTCGATTGTATTCAACCAGGTAAAGGAAATCTCTAACCTTGACTGTATTGGCTGTATCTATGTGCTCTCGTTCTATTGTTTCATGCCCTCTCAGTATCCGATACCacaaactgaaaaaatgaaaagtgGGGAGGGGAGAGGGAATCAGTCAAAAACCAGCACCGTCCCGATTCGGCAGGCGCGACACGacgaaaatcaaaaacaaagaaagagaatgAGAGTCGAACACACAACGCAAAGAATATTATTTTCCTATGGATTTTTCTCCTCTCCTCGCCAAGTGGCACTTTTCCGCATCGCGCATTATAGGATCGTAAATGcattaaagagaaaaaaaaaatagccATAGGGATGGAGTTGATTACTATTCATTAATCATCATTAATTATTAACTGTTAATTATTAAATATCAGCTGCTTACTCTTTTTTGTCTGTGGGTGTCTTTGCTTTTATTCTATTCTCTAAAGAGCCAAAGCAGAAAGTTACAATTATCAGAGACAATGTTTGCACGTTCTTTACTCCGTCCTTTAGCCTCCACTTTGCGCCCAGCACTTTCCATGCGCCGTTTCCTCTCAGATGAAACAAGAAAGGCCATTGAAGAAGCTGTCCATTCTGCTCCGGTTGTTCTATTTATGAAGGGCACACCAGGTGCACCAGCTTGTGGGTTCTCGAGGGCTACAATCCAGCTACTTGGTCAGCAGGGCGTTGATCCAGCCAAGTTTGCCGCTTATAACGTCTTGGAAGACGACGAATTACGTCAAGGTATCAAGGAGTACTCGGAATGGCCAACAATTCCCCAGCTCTATGTGAACAACGAGTTTGTTGGCGGCTGTGATATCATTACAAACATGTCTCAAACTGGTGAGCTTGCCGAATTGCTTGACGAGGCAAATGCCCTTATACCTTTGGAAGAGTAAGATGGCATCCACCATTGGCTGTATATAGTGAAGTATCAATCATACTTATAAATATAAGTAACAAATCAGTAAAttctccaaaaaaaaaattgtctCTGAAGCTAATCATTCCACTTACCTTAAAATGTCCTTCTTCGCCTTAAGTGTTGGACCATTCCCGAATCTATAACGGTGTCTGTCGTTAGAAGCGGTTGGCCTACACTCCATTAGaggaaggagaaaaagagtAACTGATATCAAGGTGGCTAAATCTTGAGGAATTGCTAAACCTCTTTATCCCACCCAGACATTACTGCACTCTCCATTCTATAGTTCAATATTGGTCCCCTACTGATGAGAGATCAGACACTATGCGCTCTGTCTCCTAATGAAAAGGACCTCTGCATTTATAGTCATATACAGATATACTATAGGGTATAAAAATTCCCTTAAAACACACAATGCATAGCTGTATACATTGCATGTATTTCTTGggtttactttttttttcgtctCGTTGGCTTTACATAAAGTTGCATATACAATGAACGTGAATGGATGGCCAAGTTACTTTACCATGGCCATGGGCAGAGGCATTCCCACTTCATGTGGAATATACACATCGATTAAATAGTGTTGGGTCTTGTTGGATCAACAGGGGGTTGGGAGAGTGTCACGCCAATAGCAACCGTGAATTGAACGTGTCTAAGAAACCCTCCCATGTAGCTGCAATTGAGTCCATCGTCTGTTTCTAGTATACGAGGCCTTCTCCTTAGCTTGGCGGTGTTAGAGGAAACGAGCCATGTCGGAAGAGAGTGGGAGACTATTAGAGCCAGCATAAGGCGTTACATAGTCACTCCGACCCCATGTCTTAGACCAAAGTTTGCACTGAGGATATGTTTTCGGTAGAGATATGCTCCAAAATGTGCAAACATGCCATTAACAGGGAGTTGGCTAAGCATTAGAAGCAGAGGTTTGTTATCTACAACTCCTGAATCCTCTGTTCGGCATCGATGCCTGTTGTCCTCTGGAAATCATCCACCATTCTCTTTGCACTCTGTAGGAAAGTCTGGCTGAAGTTATCCTTCATGTCCTTCCAGTTGACCCTCTTAAAGCTCTTCGAGTTGACTGCCCTATTGCAGGCATATTGGAACAACCGCTCTCCAAAGTGCAACCAGTAGGTCACCGCTCTAACTGCACCGTCCCCGTGGCTGACTGTCTTTGGATCTAGCTCAACCCCAGTGGCCACTTTGATGCCTGCTAAAACCATGGACAAGAGGGTGAGCTCCACCCCGACTCTTGTAATGTTACCCAACGAAAATACACTCATTCGACTTGGTGCTCCAAGTTTGCCcttcttgaagaaatgcACGGACGAGTCATTGTAGAGTcccattttcaaaagacCCCCTTGAAGTGGTGAGGGTATTCTACACAAGCGGGCTCCTTATCGGATATTGTTACCAGCCGCCCAGCTAACTGTAACACAGTGTCTCTCCCTGGGTAAAGGAAAGCAAAGTGAGGACTTGGATTAACTACACTCCAGTTACAATTACAATTGTTCATGTCCGCTGGTGTGTACATGACCAATTGTTCGATGGAAGAGGGGAACAGTATCTCTGCTTAGTGCAAGTACGTTAAAGATATCAGGAGGCTGGGGGAGCAGTTAAACTACTGtgtgatgatgatgatgatgatgttgttgttgttgttgttgttgttgatattctCGTTGAGAGAACAGGCAAACACAGTTGGCGTGTGTATGTGAAACTTGTATTGTGTATTGGTCATTATCACATGTGGATATCTAATAGTTTCGTTACAACAAGGTTGTAGGAGCTGCAATTGAAAGTGTGTTTCCCAAACGAAACGGCACCACGTAGCTGTCAGTTCTTGCATCCCTAAGAGATGTTATATAAACAAACACCTCGGGGGATATTAAGGGTGTGATTCTACCCATTCCAAGAGAAATGCAGACATGCACGTTGTTTCATATAAGTAAATTGGATCCTCTACTGATATTGTTGTGTTGAGAGAGCGCTGCTACTAATTAAGAAAGtcaaaagttttcattTGAGGGGAAAGTGTCTGTAATCAACAGTTTTGCTGATAGGCCCCAACTAACTCCTTGTTGCAATCGAAGACGCAACAATGTCACTATCGAGTCTTCCCTCTGTGTCCCTAGGAGAGTCacaagtgaaaaatttgacTCCAGTGAAACTATTCCCAGGGAAGGATACCCCTTTCACTTCTCTTGCACATAACCCGCAGGGGACGTTCTTCATCACCACATCTCCTGCCGGATCCTTGCAACTATATGATGCCCTGCGAGGCCGACATTCCAAGACAATTTACTCTAAAAAATACGGATGTTCGAATGGCACTTTTTTACTGAAAGCATCGCAGCAAAGTACACCGAGTTCGTGTGTTATTGCATCAACTATACCAGCATCTAATAATAATAAGGCAAACAATGCGTTACGATTTTTAGACTTGAACACAAACTCGTTCATTCGATACTTTACAGCTCATACTGCTCAAGTTACTTCTGTTGTTTCATCCACATCCACATATTATGGCTTTGATACATTTTATTCTGCATCGAGGGATGGTACTATTCGGGTGTGGGACTCTCGAACAGAAACCCCTAATTCCACATTGGCAGGAATGGGTAGAAATCCAGTAATATCTATTGATCCCTCAGGGTCCATTATGGCCATTTGGAATGGTTCCAAAAGAGTCGTCAATCTGGTACAGGTGGACTATTTCCCCAATGGTCTCATTTCGAGCATCCCCGTAGACGTGAATGGTGATGTCGAATGCATGAAATGGGCCGGTAATTTACTTATAGTGGATGTCCCCGGCCGTGACAAAATTGTCATTGACACACTCCAGCATTCGGTGGTTAGTCGATTAGTTGGTGTTACAGAGTTTGTTACAGATACTGACGATGTCGTGAGAAGTGGAAGCCTTGACATTACTCCTGATTCTAAGTGGTGTTTTGGTGGTAGCGGTGATGCGTCAATACTGGCATGGTCGTTACACGATCTAAGCCCTAAACAACGTCCGATAATCATAGACTCTTTGGTGGATAAACAAGCCATACCCAGAATAGTTGTCCATAATCCTAAATTGGCGTGTTTAGTTACTGCGGACACAGAAATAGTGCTCAACCTTTACAGTTGAATCATTCGATGTATCTTATATCAGCGTGTTCTGTGCAC
The Pichia kudriavzevii chromosome 2, complete sequence DNA segment above includes these coding regions:
- a CDS encoding uncharacterized protein (PKUD0B01090; similar to Saccharomyces cerevisiae YKL018W (SWD2); ancestral locus Anc_2.657) yields the protein MSLSSLPSVSLGESQVKNLTPVKLFPGKDTPFTSLAHNPQGTFFITTSPAGSLQLYDALRGRHSKTIYSKKYGCSNGTFLLKASQQSTPSSCVIASTIPASNNNKANNALRFLDLNTNSFIRYFTAHTAQVTSVVSSTSTYYGFDTFYSASRDGTIRVWDSRTETPNSTLAGMGRNPVISIDPSGSIMAIWNGSKRVVNLVQVDYFPNGLISSIPVDVNGDVECMKWAGNLLIVDVPGRDKIVIDTLQHSVVSRLVGVTEFVTDTDDVVRSGSLDITPDSKWCFGGSGDASILAWSLHDLSPKQRPIIIDSLVDKQAIPRIVVHNPKLACLVTADTEIVLNLYS
- a CDS encoding uncharacterized protein (PKUD0B01070), producing MDNRDIEDVLNMDITSLLESCELYQGYTVPERTVPSSTPDNTLDLDIDKYLNLPLETRSKSCNPPLEEGANGDSIVDDNLLEEIDQLINASAISHGIPTSEIGPPKESSSCFNGTGGGNAATNGTVPGTVDMYPQRSITKKPSYKRLSTTPQSPSSMKRIARSPTQQSNTQFGMAHAAAMLATNNSPSKNCSNMVYHENAKAAAAQAIGSAQHRKPITFKTSVKRNANYQNAKLKNASIQSSNASVYSTHSKISNVSNNSSTFDSFYSPSTDTLETIISFDQPRRFTSDNIESRHSTRTSSTSSSHELVALTPSPVVSPRYQQITFTPPNTIGKSPHSEPLTPISKTTMKFSQLSTKSPEKKTFPSLESVANAANTTPQLSVWKTRPQHPKTQHVNHSKPKLSPSHSSKRPPHRNTLKLNTFVDRQQSEHQYPFPTPYHQTSSLSPPLQVPPPPPPLPSSSKSSSFSPKQYTQSNAGYNLLDFSNSPITIVSNYTTKNYRNSVTSTTSSNSTISNTSTHTNNAPKQPNIAPSKSIIGPSFKYTNSYAYAKEKSSTNSHKHVKSETRPLNTGPVKCDFRSLVNTFNKKEKRKQHPKVYSNMNQGMSEFQVNIGK
- a CDS encoding uncharacterized protein (PKUD0B01080; similar to Saccharomyces cerevisiae YPL059W (GRX5); ancestral locus Anc_8.519), with the translated sequence MFARSLLRPLASTLRPALSMRRFLSDETRKAIEEAVHSAPVVLFMKGTPGAPACGFSRATIQLLGQQGVDPAKFAAYNVLEDDELRQGIKEYSEWPTIPQLYVNNEFVGGCDIITNMSQTGELAELLDEANALIPLEE